One genomic region from Vitis riparia cultivar Riparia Gloire de Montpellier isolate 1030 chromosome 17, EGFV_Vit.rip_1.0, whole genome shotgun sequence encodes:
- the LOC117904157 gene encoding DENN domain and WD repeat-containing protein SCD1-like, whose protein sequence is MVVIIFFSITVQVKIWDPTLRGSELRATLKGHTKTVRAISSDRGKVVSGSDDQSVIVWDKQTSQLLEELKGHDGQVSCVRMLSGERVLTAAHDGTVKMWDVRTDTCVATVGRCSSAVLCMEYDDSTGILAAGGRDAVANIWDIRAGQQMHKLLGHTIKEREKNIFLFE, encoded by the exons ATGGtggttatcatttttttttccataactGTGCAGGTGAAGATCTGGGATCCTACTCTTCGTGGTTCTGAACTTAGGGCAACTTTGAAAGGACATACAAA GACTGTCCGTGCAATAAGTTCTGATCGTGGGAAAGTGGTATCAGGATCTGATGATCAGTCTGTTATTGTATGGGATAAACAAACATCTCAACTTCTAGAAGAGCTAAAAGGTCATGATGGACAG GTCAGCTGTGTGCGTATGCTGTCAGGAGAACGTGTCCTTACTGCTGCCCATGATGGAACTGTGAAGATGTGGGATGTGAGAACTGATACGTGTGTGGCAACTGTTGGTCGTTGCTCGAGTGCAGTTCTTTGCATGGAGTATGATGACTCAACAGGAATCTTGGCTGCTGGTGGTAGAGATGC GGTTGCAAACATTTGGGACATTCGTGCCGGTCAGCAGATGCACAAGCTTTTAGGGCATACtataaaagaaagggaaaagaatATCTTCCTTTTTGAATGA